A window of the Planococcus citri chromosome 4, ihPlaCitr1.1, whole genome shotgun sequence genome harbors these coding sequences:
- the Pgant5 gene encoding polypeptide N-acetylgalactosaminyltransferase 5 isoform X2: MLRSRLRLTSCKIILVTSFVWFIVDVIILAFYFDSLSNISKTKYVEKTLNKSDVAGKAEALKSQELRLVGMKNENTVDVGGISLTYKPADLNRWQPAKPVFPQSGKPGEQGNGVQIPSEQDAIMKEKFKLNQFNILASDKISLNRSLVDVRHASCKNKKYADKLPSTSIVIVFHNEAWSTLLRTVWSVINRSPRSLLKEIILVDDASEREYLGRQLEDYVATLPVLVKVLRTVKRSGLIRARLLGAKHVKGQVITFLDAHCECTEGWLEPLLARIVENRKTVVCPIIDVISDETFEYITASDMTWGGFNWKLNFRWYRVPQREMSRRGGDRTAPLRTPTMAGGLFSIDKEYFYEVGSYDEGMDIWGGENLEMSFRIWMCGGRLEIITCSRVGHVFRKSTPYSFPGGTSSIVNRNNVRVAEVWMDEWKYFFYAINPGATNVEVGDVSPRKELRKRLSCKSFRWYLENVYPESQMPLDYYYLGEIKNAETQTCLDTLSRKSGEKVGMTYCHGLGGNQVFAYTKRAQIMSDDNCLDVASPVGSVNLIRCHGMGGNQAWVYDEELMTIKHINTEQCLARPNAKDATTPLLKECDGSLGQRWIMKSKFHWQAS; the protein is encoded by the exons ATGTTGCGTTCCAGATTGCGGTTAACCTCTTGTAAAATCATATTGGTCACATCTTTCGTTTGGTTCATCGTAGATGTGATCATTTTAGCGTTTTATTTCGATTCTTTGAGTAATATCAGCAAAACAAAGTACGTAGAGAAAACGCTCAATAAGTCCGATGTGGCCGGCAAGGCGGAAGCGTTGAAATCGCAAGAGTTGCGTTTAgttggaatgaaaaatgaaaacacggTAGACGTAGGTGGTATTTCGCTGACGTATAAGCCGGCCGATTTGAATAGATGGCAGCCGGCCAAACCGGTGTTTCCGCAATCTGGAAAACCCGGAGAGCAAGGAAACGGCGTACAAATACCCTCCGAACAAGATGCCATTATGAAAGAGAAATTCAAGCTTAATCAATTCAATATATTGGCCAGCGATAAAATTTCGTTGAACAGATCGCTCGTCGATGTTCGTCACGCCAG TTGCAAGAATAAAAAGTACGCCGACAAACTACCTTCCACGAGCATAGTAATAGTGTTTCATAACGAAGCGTGGTCGACGTTACTTCGTACCGTTTGGAGCGTGATCAATAGATCTCCGAGATCGTTATTGAAAGAAATAATACTAGTGGACGACGCCAGCGAAAGAG AGTATTTGGGTAGACAACTGGAAGATTACGTGGCTACTTTGCCAGTTTTGGTAAAAGTTTTGAGAACTGTCAAACGATCTGGTCTGATAAGAGCGCGCTTACTAGGTGCCAAACACGTCAAAGGGCAAGTGATAACATTTTTAGATGCGCATTGCGAGTGCACCGAGGGATGGCTGGAACCGCTTCTGGCTAGAATAGTTGAAAACAG GAAAACTGTGGTTTGCCCAATTATCGATGTGATATCTGACGAAACTTTCGAGTATATTACCGCCTCGGACATGACTTGGGGAGGCTTTAATTGGAAATTAAACTTCAGATG GTATAGAGTACCGCAACGAGAAATGTCGAGAAGAGGAGGCGATAGAACTGCTCCTTTGAGAACACCTACGATGGCCGGTGGTCTATTCTCCATAGATAAAGAGTACTTTTACGAAGTTGGCTCCTACGACGAAGGCATGGATATATGGGGCGGAGAAAATCTGGAAATGTCATTTCGG ATATGGATGTGCGGTGGCAGGCTGGAGATTATCACCTGCTCTCGAGTTGGCCATGTTTTTCGTAAATCTACTCCGTATTCGTTTCCTGGGGGTACGTCCAGCATAGTCAATCGTAATAACGTTCGCGTAGCCGAAGTATGGATGGACGAATGGAAATATTTCTTTTACGCCATAAATCCAG GCGCGACGAATGTCGAAGTGGGTGACGTATCGCCTCGCAAAGAATTGAGAAAACGTTTGAGCTGCAAAAGTTTCCGCTGGTACTTGGAAAATGTTTATCCGGAATCGCAAATGCCGTTGGATTATTACTACCTCGGCGAG ATTAAAAATGCAGAAACGCAGACTTGCTTGGATACGTTGTCGAGAAAAAGCGGAGAAAAGGTTGGAATGACTTACTGTCACGGATTGGGTGGAAATCAA GTTTTTGCATACACGAAACGCGCTCAAATCATGTCCGATGATAACTGCTTGGATGTCGCATCACCGGTTGGATCTGTAAACCTGATACGATGTCACGGAATGGGTGGAAATCAGGCTTGGGTTTACGACGAAGAG CTTATGACGATTAAGCATATAAACACCGAACAGTGTTTAGCCAGACCGAATGCGAAAGATGCCACTACTCCGCTGTTGAAAGAATGCGATGGCAGCTTGGGACAACGATGGATtatgaagagtaaatttcactGGCAAGCTAGTTAG
- the Pgant5 gene encoding polypeptide N-acetylgalactosaminyltransferase 5 isoform X1 — MLRSRLRLTSCKIILVTSFVWFIVDVIILAFYFDSLSNISKTKYVEKTLNKSDVAGKAEALKSQELRLVGMKNENTVDVGGISLTYKPADLNRWQPAKPVFPQSGKPGEQGNGVQIPSEQDAIMKEKFKLNQFNILASDKISLNRSLVDVRHASCKNKKYADKLPSTSIVIVFHNEAWSTLLRTVWSVINRSPRSLLKEIILVDDASEREYLGRQLEDYVATLPVLVKVLRTVKRSGLIRARLLGAKHVKGQVITFLDAHCECTEGWLEPLLARIVENRKTVVCPIIDVISDETFEYITASDMTWGGFNWKLNFRWYRVPQREMSRRGGDRTAPLRTPTMAGGLFSIDKEYFYEVGSYDEGMDIWGGENLEMSFRVWQCGGILEIIPCSHVGHVFRDKSPYTFPGGVSNIVLHNAARVAEVWMDEWRDFYYAMNPGATNVEVGDVSPRKELRKRLSCKSFRWYLENVYPESQMPLDYYYLGEIKNAETQTCLDTLSRKSGEKVGMTYCHGLGGNQVFAYTKRAQIMSDDNCLDVASPVGSVNLIRCHGMGGNQAWVYDEELMTIKHINTEQCLARPNAKDATTPLLKECDGSLGQRWIMKSKFHWQAS; from the exons ATGTTGCGTTCCAGATTGCGGTTAACCTCTTGTAAAATCATATTGGTCACATCTTTCGTTTGGTTCATCGTAGATGTGATCATTTTAGCGTTTTATTTCGATTCTTTGAGTAATATCAGCAAAACAAAGTACGTAGAGAAAACGCTCAATAAGTCCGATGTGGCCGGCAAGGCGGAAGCGTTGAAATCGCAAGAGTTGCGTTTAgttggaatgaaaaatgaaaacacggTAGACGTAGGTGGTATTTCGCTGACGTATAAGCCGGCCGATTTGAATAGATGGCAGCCGGCCAAACCGGTGTTTCCGCAATCTGGAAAACCCGGAGAGCAAGGAAACGGCGTACAAATACCCTCCGAACAAGATGCCATTATGAAAGAGAAATTCAAGCTTAATCAATTCAATATATTGGCCAGCGATAAAATTTCGTTGAACAGATCGCTCGTCGATGTTCGTCACGCCAG TTGCAAGAATAAAAAGTACGCCGACAAACTACCTTCCACGAGCATAGTAATAGTGTTTCATAACGAAGCGTGGTCGACGTTACTTCGTACCGTTTGGAGCGTGATCAATAGATCTCCGAGATCGTTATTGAAAGAAATAATACTAGTGGACGACGCCAGCGAAAGAG AGTATTTGGGTAGACAACTGGAAGATTACGTGGCTACTTTGCCAGTTTTGGTAAAAGTTTTGAGAACTGTCAAACGATCTGGTCTGATAAGAGCGCGCTTACTAGGTGCCAAACACGTCAAAGGGCAAGTGATAACATTTTTAGATGCGCATTGCGAGTGCACCGAGGGATGGCTGGAACCGCTTCTGGCTAGAATAGTTGAAAACAG GAAAACTGTGGTTTGCCCAATTATCGATGTGATATCTGACGAAACTTTCGAGTATATTACCGCCTCGGACATGACTTGGGGAGGCTTTAATTGGAAATTAAACTTCAGATG GTATAGAGTACCGCAACGAGAAATGTCGAGAAGAGGAGGCGATAGAACTGCTCCTTTGAGAACACCTACGATGGCCGGTGGTCTATTCTCCATAGATAAAGAGTACTTTTACGAAGTTGGCTCCTACGACGAAGGCATGGATATATGGGGCGGAGAAAATCTGGAAATGTCATTTCGG GTTTGGCAGTGCGGCggaattttggaaataattccTTGTTCGCACGTTGGGCACGTATTTCGCGATAAGTCTCCCTATACGTTTCCGGGAGGTGTTTCTAATATCGTGTTGCACAATGCGGCTCGTGTTGCGGAAGTATGGATGGACGAATGGCGTGACTTTTATTACGCCATGAACCCAG GCGCGACGAATGTCGAAGTGGGTGACGTATCGCCTCGCAAAGAATTGAGAAAACGTTTGAGCTGCAAAAGTTTCCGCTGGTACTTGGAAAATGTTTATCCGGAATCGCAAATGCCGTTGGATTATTACTACCTCGGCGAG ATTAAAAATGCAGAAACGCAGACTTGCTTGGATACGTTGTCGAGAAAAAGCGGAGAAAAGGTTGGAATGACTTACTGTCACGGATTGGGTGGAAATCAA GTTTTTGCATACACGAAACGCGCTCAAATCATGTCCGATGATAACTGCTTGGATGTCGCATCACCGGTTGGATCTGTAAACCTGATACGATGTCACGGAATGGGTGGAAATCAGGCTTGGGTTTACGACGAAGAG CTTATGACGATTAAGCATATAAACACCGAACAGTGTTTAGCCAGACCGAATGCGAAAGATGCCACTACTCCGCTGTTGAAAGAATGCGATGGCAGCTTGGGACAACGATGGATtatgaagagtaaatttcactGGCAAGCTAGTTAG